From the genome of Labrus bergylta chromosome 4, fLabBer1.1, whole genome shotgun sequence, one region includes:
- the LOC109997454 gene encoding zinc finger protein Xfin, which yields MSFPSSVGAQVAAIMDVLAKAAVAEITKLVEDGAVVLRLEMCQRDSEIRELKRSLTQMEVELCKAQEAAQTRACVDKQEQTDEQVPGEGGEMEDQVTFAVYLVPETTDSVCKPATHGAEESREMRPVVKQEPPDEPAPQESTDNTTAVNICFERDELIWPPPACSLFENGSVATQEQQMFSPHVEQYPAHKNTTDAEEITDESRSVRIKEEMEIEDTMENTTGVDICLEQEDPIWPPPACSMFEKSLVASLEQTQVFTTPHVERYAAQRNTNNAEQITETSLSVQMERQPVCRGRTTAEHLNNEHLRHVLHPAVRQEQCLQQVRLLLTSPHAQRQTTNRIGPNVEDHIRGRNSPRAKAATNVSRTHQKLFTCSVCSRGFPRMSQLEEHKALHRPLKAFRCLECGKSFTQKRRLRTHQSVHTGERPYSCKICGKKFSRQDNCLRHERFHSGLRPHICEQCGKSFTVLSNLKTHQETHLLGRHCYSVKSSTLHGYCWFITMLNGVSLRAQITSIIDVLSKAAVAEIAKVVEDGMVVLRLEMCQRENEIKKLKSNIELLHNELREARERVTLRPDHRGRDDTQSDVVENVPVETEQSRLSLPEVQVKREPVEEGSEEAGGQSDQRALYEGERARWRPETQTQAGRNNSEYLNAGQNPTSYLPECSLDSRLAGPCSGSGGFQQSLWSRGLLGNNQYRSSYSAVRRRTTKRLMFKKGFLCPYCGKYFERSGHLERHKMIHTGEKPYRCEICGRRFNQKCSLKEHMKIHRRCVQPHPVEIQMIEQKQIPDVTPCPETHPPETESQKKAEEAPPPKNEDTTPVRVKSEPAEETITQPVFEEGNQEMVEGVDDLSETTFQRDGQQWMSTPQGQNGSEISRTEYLSGSAQSSSSFPGISQILSTPVEASCSTFSFPGKPYGEHKNSLPPQTPYASSDTLMLSGDAGLHGMAGSTLNNHMQRGGVSFQMIKPKKCFLCSYCGKIFERAGHLERHLRIHTGEKPYGCHVCGRCFNQKSSLKGHMKTHRNGETTDMLEPHPLMFTMPDNHLLKDPAASEEHVPGSTFTEAAGEQAVMVKLERSREDFQALNQAGDDNGTGAHDQIQLWTSERTERRSDADDQNVCLLVPDVKYHISPVTGATGEQGYTSPDQDLPFLDHKEKEDMMHSDQYSIMGGSSDHTLAPELQDQHIIQAVTVNEYTAVSDGNQEGGVFEFSMIASGNDEDNCGGDATRQNCFICSACGQSFDSFNFYQRHQCQTISEQSFSCHICGKYFNQMSVLKLHLKLHVQSYICLTRHVACINMATCIPFQTQLSSIMEVLVKAAVSEISKLVDDKCAFLHLEISRKQSENDMLKRKLLMMENKSAQLQRGFENYMDRGSDVGGSCPHPAGDMKFPEITDATVSFTIKEESPDETLWITDSAGPMGSAVSFPNPAAAPESQQLENGRRLNPSEVSRRKTSDFGELYNAGQLAGDIGDLQFNVKTEKEENQSGYSRDGCQHIVGKQSQLAADFSMDERENQLWSSIIEGEDIDAGFPDFSSVVEEYSQTFPDHSDAHLGSNKSAGVQQLSAQRPCNGMFNSEYQKDAPQSSSFQSRPQGAQPQKDQIYPQRNPSHAAHLRQPDQHSEREASAGERHVVTPAPNTFTSGNFHASHRPPSGMARGYVCSQCGKAFSRLHQFKLHQQSHKRKRAFWCTVCGKNFQCSSHLSIHYRTHTGEKPFGCGQCGKRFTQQSSLRVHQRTHSGERPYSCSLCGKSFIMMHHLKRHRIIHTYS from the exons GTGGTGAAATGGAGGATCAGGTAACATTTGCAGTGTATCTGGTACCGGAGACTACTGATTCGGTCTGCAAGCCTGCAACACATGGAGCCGAGGAGAGCCGCGAGATGAGGCCAGTGGTGAAACAAGAGCCGCCAGATGAACCGGCCCCCCAGGAATCAACAGACAACACTACGGCGGTGAATATTTGCTTTGAGCGAGATGAACTGATCTGGCCTCCTCCTGCTTGTAGCTTGTTTGAGAACGGCTCTGTTGCAACGCAGGAGCAACAGATGTTCTCTCCTCACGTTGAGCAATATCCTGCACATAAAAATACGACTGATGCAGAGGAAATCACGGATGAATCCCGAAGTGTGcggataaaagaagaaatggaaATAGAGGATACAATGGAAAACACTACAGGAGTGGATATTTGCTTAGAGCAAGAAGACCCGATCTGGCCTCCTCCTGCTTGTAGCATGTTTGAGAAAAGTCTTGTTGCATCACTGGAGCAAACACAGGTTTTTACCACACCTCACGTTGAGCGGTATGCTGcacagagaaatacaaacaatgCAGAGCAAATCACAGAGACATCCCTCAGTGTGCAGATGGAGAGACAACCAGTGTGCAGGGGAAGAACCACCGCAGAGCatttaaataatgaacatcTCAGGCATGTTTTACACCCTGCTGTCAGACAGGAGCAGTGCTTACAACAAGTCAGGTTGTTATTGACATCTCCTCatgcacagagacaaacaaccaaTAGGATAGGACCCAACGTAGAGGATCACATCCGAGGTAGAAACAGCCCAAGGGCCAAAGCAGCGACGAATGTTTCGAGGACACACCAGAAACTGTTCACCTGCTCGGTCTGCAGCAGGGGCTTCCCCCGCATGTCTCAGCTTGAAGAGCACAAGGCCCTGCACCGGCCCTTGAAAGCTTTCAGGTGCCTCGAATGCGGGAAATCGTTCACCCAGAAGAGACGCCTCAGAACGCACCAAAGCGTGCACACGGGAGAGAGGCCCTACAGTTGTAAGATCTGCGGCAAGAAGTTTTCGAGGCAGGACAACTGCCTGAGACACGAGCGCTTCCACAGCGGGCTGAGGCCGCACATCTGTGAGCAGTGTGGTAAAAGCTTCACTGTGCTGAGTAACCTCAAAACACATCAAGAGACTCACCTGTTGGGGA GACACTGTTACTCGGTTAAAAGTTCAACGCTGCACGGTTACTGTTGGTTCATAACGATGTTGAACGGCGTTTCTCTGCGGGCTCAGATTACCTCCATAATCGATGTCCTGTCCAAAGCAGCCGTGGCAGAAATCGCCAAAGTTGTGGAGGACGGCATGGTGGTGCTGCGGCTGGAGATGTGTCAGCGTGAAAATGAGATCAAGAAGCTGAAGAGTAACATCGAGCTTCTGCACAACGAGCTGCGAGAAGCCCGGGAGAGAGTGACCCTGCGACCCGACCACCGGGGGAGAGATG ATACTCAGAGCGACGTTGTGGAAAATGTGCCCGTTGAAACAGAACAAAGCCGCCTGTCCTTACCTGAGGTGCAGGTGAAACGTGAACCTGTGGAAGAAGGGAGCGAAGAGGCCGGCGGACAGTCTGACCAGCGGGCCTTGTATGAAGGGGAGCGTGCCCGATGGAGACCGGAAACACAAACTCAAGCCGGACGCAACAACTCTGAGTATTTAAACGCGGGACAGAACCCGACGTCGTATCTTCCCGAGTGCTCTCTGGACTCCCGACTGGCCGGACCCTGCAGCGGCTCGGGCGGGTTTCAGCAGAGCCTGTGGAGCCGGGGGCTGCTTGGAAACAATCAGTACCGCAGCTCGTACAGCGCAGTGCGGAGGAGGACGACCAAGAGGTTGATGTTCAAGAAGGGCTTCCTCTGCCCGTACTGCGGTAAATACTTTGAGCGCTCGGGGCACCTGGAGAGGCACAAGATGATCCACACTGGGGAGAAACCGTACCGCTGCGAGATCTGCGGCAGGCGCTTCAATCAGAAGTGCAGCCTAAAGGAGCACATGAAGATCCACAGGAGAT GTGTCCAGCCACACCCAGTTGAGATCCAAATGATTGAACAGAAGCAGATTCCCGATGTGACTCCATGTCCTGAAACTCATCCGCCCGAGACAGAGAGCCAGAAGAAAGCTGAGGAAGCCCCGCCGCCTAAGAACGAGGACACAACACCTGTACGAGTCAAATCTGAGCCTGCAGAGGAGACGATAACTCAACCAGTGTTTGAGGAAGGGAACCAGGAGATGGTGGAAGGAGTAGACGACCTCAGTGAGACGACATTTCAAAGAGACGGACAGCAGTGGATGTCCACGCCTCAAGGACAGAACGGCTCAGAGATCAGTAGGACAGAGTATCTCAGCGGCTCAGCGCAGAGCTCCTCGTCCTTCCCTGGGATATCTCAAATACTCTCCACGCCTGTTGAAGCGTCTTGTAGCACATTCTCCTTTCCAGGGAAACCGTACGGGGAGCATAAAAACAGCCTGCCTCCTCAAACACCGTACGCATCCTCGGACACGCTCATGCTGTCAGGTGACGCCGGACTGCACGGCATGGCGGGATCCACGCTGAATAACCACATGCAGAGAGGAGGCGTGTCTTTTCAGATGATCAAACCGAAGAAGTGCTTCCTCTGCTCGTACTGCGGGAAGATCTTTGAGCGAGCCGGTCACCTGGAAAGACATTTACGGATTCACACCGGGGAGAAGCCGTACGGCTGTCATGTCTGCGGGAGGTGCTTCAACCAGAAGAGCAGCCTGAAGGGCCACATGAAGACGCACAGAAATG GGGAGACCACCGACATGCTGGAGCCACATCCCCTCATGTTTACAATGCCTGATAATCATCTACTAAAGGACCCGGCAGCTTCTGAAGAACACGTACCCGGCTCCACGTTCACAGAGGCAGCTGGTGAGCAGGCAGTGATGGTAAAGCTGGAGCGGAGCAGGGAGGATTTTCAGGCTTTAAATCAGGCCGGGGACGATAACGGCACAGGAGCACACGACCAAATTCAGCTGTGGACGtctgagaggacagagaggaggagtgatgCCGATGATCAAAACGTGTGTTTACTTGTACCTGATGTCAAGTATCACATCAGTCCTGTTACCGGAGCAACCGGTGAGCAGGGATACACTTCACCAGATCAAGACCTGCCTTTCCTAGACcacaaagaaaaggaagacATGATGCACAGTGATCAGTACTCCATTATGGGGGGAAGTTCTGATCACACTCTAGCACCTGAGTTACAAGACCAGCACATCATACAAGCCGTGACCGTGAACGAGTACACCGCTGTGAGTGATGGGAATCAAGAGGGAGGGGTGTTTGAATTTTCAATGATCGCCTCGGGCAATGACGAGGACAACTGTGGAGGAGACGCGACCAGACAAAACTGCTTCATATGCTCGGCTTGTGGGCAAAGCTTTGATAGTTTCAATTTCTATCAAAGACATCAGTGTCAAACCATCAGCGAGCAATCCTTCAGCTGTCACATATGCGGGAAATATTTTAACCAGATGAGCGTCCTGAAATTGCACCTTAAGCTGCACGTTCAA TCATACATCTGCCTCACACGTCACGTTGCATGCATCAATATGGCGACCTGCATTCCCTTTCAAACCCAGTTGTCCTCAATAATGGAGGTTTTGGTTAAAGCAGCAGTGTCAGAGATATCCAAACTAGTCGATGACAAATGTGCGTTTTTGCACCTTGAAATATCCCGCAAGCAAAGCGAGAATGACATGCTGAAGAGGAAACTGTTAATGATGGAGAACAAAAGTGCCCAGTTGCAGCGAGGGTTTG AGAACTACATGGACCGAGGAAGTGATGTGGGGGGAAGCTGTCCGCACCCTGCAGGAGATATGAag TTTCCTGAGATTACAGATGCCACGGTTTCATTCACAATTAAGGAAGAGAGTCCAGATGAGACGCTGTGGATCACTGACTCTGCTGGACCTATGG GTTCTGCTGTTTCATTCCCTAATCCAGCCGCTGCTCCAGAGAGCCAGCAGCTAGAAAACGGCCGTCGGTTAAACCCTTCAGAGGTCTCCAGGCGAAAAACATCCGACTTTGGTGAGTTGTATAACGCTGGGCAGCTTGCAGGAGACATCGGTGACCTTCAGTTTAACGTCAAGACGGAGAAGGAGGAGAACCAATCGGGATACAGTCGCGACGGATGCCAGCACATCGTGGGGAAGCAGAGTCAACTCGCAGCAGATTTCTCCATGGACGAACGAGAGAATCAGCTCTGGTCGTCCATAATCGAAGGCGAGGACATTGACGCGGGTTTTCCTGACTTTTCCAGCGTGGTGGAGGAGTATTCTCAAACATTCCCGGACCATTCTGATGCTCACCTGGGTTCAAATAAGTCGGCCGGTGTTCAGCAGCTGTCTGCTCAGAGGCCGTGTAATGGGATGTTCAACAGCGAGTATCAGAAGGACGCTCCGCAGTCGTCCAGTTTTCAGTCCAGACCTCAGGGCGCTCAGCCGCAGAAGGATCAGATTTACCCGCAGAGAAACCCGTCGCATGCTGCACATCTGAGACAGCCAGATCAACACTCGGAGAGGGAGGCCTCGGCTGGAGAGAGACATGTCGTAACTCCAGCGCCAAACACTTTCACATCGGGCAACTTCCACGCCTCCCACAGACCCCCCTCAGGCATGGCGCGGGGCTACGTCTGCTCGCAGTGCGGGAAGGCGTTCAGCCGCCTGCACCAGTTCAAGCTACACCAGCAGAGCCACAAGAGGAAGCGCGCATTCTGGTGCACGGTGTGCGGCAAGAACTTCCAGTGCTCCTCCCACCTCAGCATTCACTACCGCACGCACACGGGCGAGAAGCCGTTCGGCTGCGGACAGTGCGGGAAGAGGTTCACGCAGCAGAGCAGCCTGAGGGTCCACCAGCGCACACACAGCGGCGAGCGGCCCTACAGCTGCTCGCTGTGCGGGAAATCCTTCATCATGATGCACCATTTGAAGCGGCACAGAATCATCCACACATACAGCTGA